ACTGGTTAAATGTCCAAATAAAAAACATTTCTCATTTTCAAAACACTATTTTTCTCGTATTATGTATAATCGGCATATCACATCTTTGTTGGATATGGTTGGAGCAAAGAACCTAATGTGAATAAGTGGGGAAACAAACCCTAATAACCTACAGAACCGATAGTTCATTTAAATAATTATATCGACTTGAATTTTCGCAAGAGAAATAGCACACAGAAAATTGTAGCAAAATACATATTCACATCAATCAACTTCTCCGCTATAGTTTATGGGAAGTTTTATTTTAACGGACCCGAACCCCATCATGTAAATTTGTcctccaatttaaaaaaaaatatacgagATGTAAAATTGCTAAATTTATGGACTCATAGTATATGGACATGCAACGTTTGAATCCTGTAAAATAATATGAATAACAAACGTGAAAACACGTAGTTCTTAATTATATTCTATTTTTGTAACATAccgtaggttttttttttcctcctttgatCTTGAAATGTCTTAGGTTGTTATGCGATCACAATCACGCTTTAAACTCTTCCCTCTGCCGCCATGGACCACAACGGGCCATCAAGAGCTTTATACGTCCAAATCTCGAGATTATAGATTGACGGCAACAATTAAGAAAGGAAATATGCTGCTACTAGCAAAATTTTTGCTATAATCACTTAGTTAAATCGTCTATGATGAAGTTGACGATGAGAAAAAACAGTTTGACTTTTGGTTAATCACGTACATTTGATGCGAAAGCAAATAGCTTATTAGTTAAGCCAACCGAGCTAATTACGTAATTAGATAAATCGGGCATCAATCGTTAATCAAATCTAACTAATGTCTGTCTCCTTTTAAACTGACAAAACCACTTTAGGGAACAATAACTATTCCTTGTACTTACTCTCAATATACGAGGTGAGTTTCACAGGGCATGCCATATATGGTTAAGGTAGCATCCTCCTTTAAATGTGATTCATATAATTAACACCTCATAGCTATTTATGTACTAATCCGGGGAATaattgttaggattcggcgcataACCCCAACAAAGTAAGGTAtaaaacgagaaagagaaatcgacacAAGATTTATCTCggttcatccttaaactatGGTTATGTCCATTATAGGATTCTTCTTACGTGTATTCCCGTTGATgaagagtatgaaccacaccccaacaataattttttagctCGATTTTTGCCGAGTCGACGTAGGTGACTCCGACCTCATCACCGGCTCAAACTTTCACCATTTGTACGGCCTTGATGTGCCGTATAACTTGTGATTCGCTCGAACTCAAAGCACATGCAACTTTTATGTACTTAGACAATAGGTGCCCATATTCACATCTTATTCAATCAATTAGGTTCAATTTGAAATCCACGGTTAGCCGAGTATTAGGCGCAACTTAAGGGCTGTAACGAGCAACCAACATCTGGGAGGTTCTTCTAGAAAGGAACCCGGCATGAACTAGGTTTTCACACCTTCTCTCTTGAAAAGAAAACCTCAATACAATAGCGCACAAATTGGCTTTTAGATTCACATTCTCTTTTCAATGGCCCCTTCACATGCTCGGCATGAACCGTTGAATTTTGGAAGATGATTTGTGCAACTAGTCCCACATCTTCTAGAGGATAAAGAAGAAACATTCGGCCTTGTATTTGTGAAATTAATGTACTTTTTTAAGTCAACACGTGTTGCACGGtgataggagagagagagagacaggggcTTCTGGGTCATTGAGTAAAACCAGATTACTGGGCTTGGGCCCATTAATTAATGATTGTGATGACAAGACATAGGATGAAGAACCTAGCTTCCATTCTtataatttttcagaaataagtgcataacaataagaaaaacaaataaacataaGAGtagataggaaaaatatttaattctgCAGTACAACTGCGCGAATAAATATATAAGCGACgtagagaaaagggaaaaattgtatAAACAATGGGTTATATTACTGGTCGGAATATCGAGATGCATATGATTTGTCTGCAAATTATTTCTTTGGGCCAAAATTTCAATAGAAATTCCTAATTCATCCACGAAAGTAATACACGATTGTTTTCCGTGATGATTGAAGCACGAATTCGGCAATACCAAATGTGGTGTTTTAGATTGGATAGTGTAAGGATGAGGGTTATGCACAACTTCATCCCTAAATAGCTTACTTTCCGGCGAAATTCTGTTTTCTTTCGGTTATCGAAGAAAGATAACCTCACAAGGGTTAGGTTGCTACCATCGTGGATGGAGGTTATAAAATGATACTTCATAGATCATATTGTAGTAGAATGTTTCCACATAAAACTCCAAGAAAAAAAGTCCACAAATGCATTTGTAAGGATCTGTTCGATGACGATATTGATGGGTTGATGCAGTGGAAACTCAATAGCTTCGTACGGGAAGATCATTAGGTTAGACTCATGTCCGAGCTCGTTATCACATCTAATTTGACTGATCTTTACTCAAAAGTTTGAGGCAATCGGTTGTATAAGTTGCTCTACAATATGCCATACCTCTGAAGTGAGACTTCATTTGCCTAATACCCTTTTGCACATGCGCCTTAAGACTCTACCCACTTTACTATCCCCCACCCCCACCAACAAATGTAACGAAAATAGATTTCTCctattcattttcttgataCAAATGGGGATAAATGtattgaaagtcttaaaacttgtcactaaagtgcaattgagttttaaaactttcaaaaattcaatcaagtcttaaaacttgccATAAAAGTGTAATTTAATCTTaatactttcaaaaagtgcaatcaaatctcaaaactTGCTAACATTTTCTGTTTGTCTAGTAGGATAGAGTaaatggaaggacttgattgcaccaaatcgacaagttttatgattcgattgcactctttaaaaagatttaggactcaattgcactttcgtgataaattttaagacttccaATACACTTTTCGGTGACACCGCAATCGATATTCTCATTGCCAAATCTACCGAAACGATGAAACATGCTTAGCCATTCTCTCCATTGGGGATCGTTCATAGAGATACCACATACATTTCTCGCGTTCCTCCTTACTTTGCCGACCGTCACAAATTGAATTGCAAATCGAATGCTATCGTAAGTGATTACGTATGAACGAGCCCTTTGCACCAAATTCGCAAGTCAAGACAAATTGGATTGCCTCACTGTAGATGATCACGACACCATTGTATCTTTGTACGGAGAGACTCAGAAACTAAGTCACACCAAAACATGACTCATTCAAAATCCCTTTGTATCCTGCCATGTGAACCcaaaaagagggagaagaagCAAAAAGTTGAATGCTGCCTTAGAAACATTGGGTGTGTCTTTATTCAACTTTTTGTCcagcaaaaattcaaatgatacaaaataaaaattagaacagCATaggataaaatgaaaattgaaagggaGACTGTCGAAAATGGAAACGATTGTCTATATTTGTCCATCGATGATGACGacacttttgttttttgaagTTAAAGGGCGCTTGTCCTCTCCTAGGATTGATGACGCCGTGGCGCTTCTAGTGCCGCACGAACTCGAGAGAGAGATCGACACAGGAGTAGAGATGGGAGGAGTTCGCGTTGGACTcttaaattggagaaaattttcGGTGATTGTAAAGCGTTACGTCAATTGCTGATGTGACACGCatttttaactcatatttaataatatattgACATGTGTCCGCTGAATTGGAGTAAAAAGATAATAGTTTCTTCTTTTACCCTTACTTCTCTCATGGCCGTCTGTCTTTCGTGGCCATTGGCACTGCCTACAAGCTTTGTCTCGGCTGGCTCTTTCATGGCTGGCGGCACCGAGCGAGCCTTCTCGCTCACGGCCATAGCGCCAAACGAGCCTTTGTCTTGGCTGGCTCCTTCGCCCACGTTGCTTTCCATATATGGGTCTTTCATTGCCATCTATCTGCGTTCAAGCATCTTCTAGCCAACGCTTCAGATTTGGCATCCATGGCCACCGACACCATACGAGCTGTCGTTGCTCGTGGCCGTGGTTTGAGTCGATCTTCGTTCCTCATGAACTCATCCATGAGCATGTAGTCCTTGATCCACTCCCGCCGAAGCTTGCACTTGGTCAACGATGTGACAATCGAGCCCCCGAGCGGCCTCCTGCCCTTTTTGCTTCTACTTCTTCTAGCCAATGTGCAAGGGTAGTGCCGCCGACTCAGATGTCATGCTCGCGAGCCACGACATCTCAATCCTATATGGCTGCTTACAGtataagtagcaccgataccgatacacaaaatgataaattattattattatatatatcGGCGTTGAGTTTTTTCTTGTATTAGGTATTcacaattaagtttttttttttgttgccggtatattaattttggggtagctaggtatatgacttaagtatatatatttttgataaatttacatttggacccctaatttattaaaatgcttaaaattgaccccatGCGTGTCGAATGGGGTGTTGGGATGTTGGACTCACATGTCTAGAGCACTAACTACATGTCGATCGCATGTTGGGGAGTATCGGACATGACACGAAGGCCTTCGGAGAGCATCGATGTTTTCTAGTTTGCAATTGCCCCCATGGCCGCGAGTAGCAATGGCTCGCTAGATGCCGGCGGCCATGGAGGGCCGGATTTGAAGAGCTGGCCAAGACGAAGCTTGAAGGCGGTGCCCATGGCCATGGAAGAAAAACAACCAGGTAAGAAGCGAGGATGaaggaagaacaagagaaaaaaaatattattattttattttaatttagtgGACACATGTCAATATATTATCagacattattaaaaaatatcattggACATTATTAAAAACTACGCGCCACGTCAGCTTTGTGACTGCTGaatattttcttcttaaatTGACACTCTTTTGACTCTCTCTTCCTTAGAATTTGTCCATCTAGTTTACTTACTTGCTACGTCATAATCAATAAACGTAAAGTCTCATTTATTCACGGGGCCGAAATTGATGTTGACCCGACCCGTTTGTCCATGGTTAGGCCCACAATGCGGCCATGCGTCATGCAGCATTGTTAGCTATGTTTCCGACTAATGACACGAGACCAAGAGTGGCGAGGCTGGTTTGTCAAATCTCCTTCGCCCAATTTATGCATATGAAAGGAGAAAGGAGTGGAAAATCGCAGCGTTTTTGTTTCTATAAACTGCCCATCTTTTAACGTATTAAAATGACTGACTCGACAAGAGATTGCGATGTTCGGAATGCGATCGATCGGAAAAACCGAACCGGTTGCGTTTCGCAAGCACGGGAAGCTCGTGCGCCCCTCTTTTAAATCCGATTGTCGATCGTTGAAGTGTTCACGCATCGCCTTACCGAGACCTGTTTATTCCGTACTGAAATGACAGATGCGGTTAGACAGCGGCGTAGATTGGGGATTAGTTCTTCCAATTAGATTCTCATCGATAGTACGGTTGGAAAAAATGGAACTCTTAGTCACTTCTAGGTGCCGTTTGCATCATTACACTGAATCATCTCATTAAATTCCTACCTTTCCCTCATTCGTCTCATTGGCcgcccctccctcctcctcatAAACTCAACCCGTATCAATGCTAACACGACGACGAATTTCCCCCCATCTCCTTCTGGAAACGACCCCTTTGCACCATACTCACTAACCTTTTTTTCCTGTTTCATACACCCGTGGCGCCTCCGGACCAATGCGAAGCGACCGGCGGACCCCGTCGCTACGCGATCTACACTTGCGTGGTCCGTAGAAATACGACGTGGTATCGAACATTAAAGGAGGGGCGGAGGGGGGGGGGGTGACAGAACGAAGAGACGGACACCCCGGCGCGAAATCGATTGGGCTTTCGGTAGGTGCAATTGGGCCCCACAGCAAACCCCCTCCCCGGAAAaaggcttttttatttttatttttaagacgTATTACCCAAAGCCGCGGGGCCCACACGAAAGATAAGAGTCCCCCGCGGATGCTGAGGTGTCAAGATCCTGCTGGAGGAGGCGGGGGAGTAAAACTTTTGTCGGCATCCGGGCGGGTGGCGACACCTGTCGCCGTTGGATTAATTGAGGAAAGAGATTGGGTGGGGGGCGGTGATCAAATCTGATCCGTCGAGTGGTGGACACTCGTTTGGGCCCCAGGCCCACTTCCGACAGGGGATTGAATGGTGGGTGTTGACTTTTTccccgtttcttttttttgttttttcctgagCTCGGATTGACACTGACCCATTTAAGGTTTTCTGCGTCTCGTCTTTGTCTTAAATGAAAATGCTCCAAAAGTCAAAGCTCTGCACGGTCACGGTCAGTCTGTTCGCTCGGGTGAGTTTGAGAGCTTTGTGAGCTTTGGCGGTGATGGACTTGAAGATACGTGTTTGTGGGAGTTCGAGTTGACAATCTGAGAATCTGGGATTCGGACCTTACATTGATTCGATCACCCTCCTTGGCAGCATGACGGAAATTGAGAACAGATTTACCCAAGGCAGGGTGAGAATCAAGCTGTCCGTGCGCCAGATTCGCCATTCAGAGTTTCATGGTTTATCATGATGAGATCGGTAGAGTTCCTTGTTCGCAGGTTAGCGAATCTTTTCGAGTCGGATACGTGAGAAGAATTTCACGTTTCACACACTGACGGACTAACTTGTCGTTATGTTTAGGTCGACTAGAAGCAGGCGTCACGGAACTAATGTTAACTGTGTTAATCTGTCCAACCATACCTAGGAGTCTACAGGCATGTCAAAGTGGATTTAGGAGTGTCAATGGctggatcgggtcgggtcgatATAGGGGTGTACTTGACCCGACCAAAGAGGATCCTGGCCATGGGGGAAGGAATCATGGCCTCTGATCTGCATGTATATACAAACATCGCCATGATTATAGCCTCGCAATACCGGAAACACTCCATGTTCCGAGAACTATTTATATCTTTAATTTTAACATTTCAAGGTGAAAAATCTCTGCTGCACGAACACAAAGGTGATATATCTTAGATGTCAAGAAAGTTGGGAAAAGGAATGAACAGAGGTACAGCAGTGATCCCTGGACAAGTTTTTGCAGTATTGATCCTTTAAACTGCAGACCTATTGAGGTAAAAACCTTGCCGTGACTTCTCTAAATGTGTATGTGATTCCCGCTCACTAATGTAAGATCTCGGCGGCAAAAAATCGAGATAATCGCCGTAACATTTGAGATACTGACGCTGCAACTGTCGATAATCAAGTCGAGAAGCTTTCAAGATTCGAAATTCTCCCACAAAAAGCAGTACAGCTCCTCTGCAACAGCAGATGGGTACTCTTCCTGTGGCAAGAGCGCGCCTGGAACCTCGACGAACTTGGTGACCCCTTTGGCTCCTCGAAGGGCTTCCATCTCTGCTTTTGACCTCCTAGGAGAGCCTTCAGTTGACACGACTAGGACTGGCATCTTTCCTTCCAAACCGGCAAATAGCTCAAGAAACTCCTTTCGCCATTTTACGGGGTCAAGTAGACCCGTCAAGAAAGCAGCAGGCACATATCGGGCGCCTGGCCGTTTTGTTAGCCCATATCTGCTCTCGACAATTTCTGGTGTCACATTGTCAGGGTTTGCGTATACATGAGATTTGTACTGGGACTGGATAGCCTTCTCGTTGCTGACGAGTATGTTGTACATTATCCAGCCCAAAGCAGGGGCTCTTAGAGTGCCTCTAAGCAATCCGTACCTGATGGAAAatcgagtgagagagagagagagagagagaactactTCTGAACTTGGGGAAATGGTGCTGCTTATAGTGACCCAAGGGGAACAATTTTTTCCAAAGGTCACCTAGAATGATGTTGGTAAGTACAAGCCATAGATTTAGTTCAGTCAAAAATTAGAATAGtgacatttaaataaaaattagctGAGAATTTGGCATAAGTATAACTCATTTTCAACATGACAAGTGGCTTGGTGATCAAAATGCTTTAAGAACACGAAACCAAGTCCATAGATGGAATGCCAAGTGCATGAATTCTCGATAAAATTTGCATCCAGGAGAGATACCAAATCGGTACTCAACTCTTTTGGTGGATAACACAACAATAAACATGGGCATGGATTAGCACAATGAGTCACGGGCCAAGACTAAAGCAATTGGCTTTATTTTCTCCTCTTTACCTTCAAGTGATTGGCTTTATCACCAACTTGCTACACAGTACACACTACACGACCAAGTAAACAGGTAATGCACTTAGCCTCTCCCTTTTCTAACTGTTAGTTAACGACTCCTACCTGGAAATTGAAATTATAAAAGGAAATGTAAAATGCCCAAAAGTACCTTGTTTCCATGTTGGATTCTCGGCCAAACACAATAGGGAGAGGCCCAGCCCAAGTCGGAGCGACAGCACCAATGGCTCTTGGCTTCACCAAACCCTTTTTCGCAGCACGCGCTACGATTGTGGCGGCATGGCCTCCTCCAAAAACCACCAAGTCATCTGCTGGTAAATAACATAAGAGAGTTAGAAAGAGTATTATCCGTACAACTCGAGAGACAAACAAGCTATAGTACAAAATAAAAGCTTCAAACAGAGCAGCAACAAAATAAATCAGTAACTAAAGCCGACCGGAACTTTAAGATAGTTGTGAGCAGGGTTAAAACTTCTGAGCTCAAATTGCTAGTCCTCGTACAGAATGAGCATGACAAAAGGTTAGATCATTGAGCAGCCTAATAGCTGCAGATGATAACCTACTTTACTATATTGAGAATAAATGCATGAGAAAACATAAGATTTTGCCTGTCCAACACCTTTAGAATTATCTGACCAGCACATATAGCCCTATGTCAATCACCTTGTTTGGTTGATTGTACAAGAACACGATTGCTTGTTAAAAACCTTGACATTGTAGGATTTCAACTGTTCAAAATACTTTATCACAAACACCATATGATGTAGGTCGCCagaaaagtttcaaatggaGGCTTCAGTGAAgtaaatgcaaaaagaaattcAGCAAAACAAAAACTGATGCATTTGATCTTTTGCCCATATTCTTTCAACTGCCTGCTTATATAGTCAATTCATGTTTCAGATCCCTATTAGCTCACATCTTGACACAAATGCTTTTTTCAGGgtctaaaagtcctaaaatccTGTGGGGAAATAGAACAGATTTGGTTGTTGACTGTTGCTTTAGGTTTCACTTCACCCCTAAATGCATGCAAATTCTTTCAAGAAACAGAGAACAGAAAAGCCTAGCAACAAATATGTCAATTGTTTGGTTTAAAGAGTGTCTACTGAACCTCTAGATCTACCACATTAATAGAAGATGCGATCATAGTCCTCAATTTAATCATATTTAACTTGTTCCAATTCAGGTTTTTCAAGTAGATACTTCAAGAGATTCATCAAGGAGAAGTCAGTTTCCTCAAACTCAGGGTTCAAGCCACTATAGCTAATGATGGATCATCATGACACAAGAATTGAAGAGGTCAAATACTACGCAAGAACACCATAAGAAAGTTCATTTTCCCAATTCCAGGTGAATAAGAACTTTGCACCGATAAAGCATTGAAAATTGTGCTGATGGATGTATGAACTTTGATTTTGGATAACTGGATAATAAACAAATGGAATATCCTTTTATATCTTTTCGCTCATTGTGCCACCAAAATGGTTTTCTCAAATATAGACACTAGCAAAGTCGCAATAAGCAACGAATCATATAAATATTCTGTATGCTATCCACTGATGGTTAATGATGGAGGTACTGACAGAAGTATGGATGCTGGAGCTACCTGAGCGACTTAGAGGGCTATCAGGCGCATTTACAAAATCAACCAGGAATTTCTCCATGACATCTGCATCATAATCCATCTTTAACCGATCAGAGTAGCCCAGACCGGGCCAATCCACAATAGTAGCATGCCAATTAACTTCACCAACTCGTTCGACGATATCTTTGGCCACTAGTCTCCATTCCTCTATAGTACTCACATCAGATATTGTGGGCATCATGAGAATATCTTTAGAAGCATCAGAGCTTTCACTTTCATGCTTTTCGTAGTGGATGTTGATATCATTGTCCTTGAACTTCCATAGCCAATTATTGGACTGAAATCAGATTTAGACTCATGAGAAATATTGCAAACAATAAATAGCTGATGTCCACATATTTTAGTCGCAATCATGTATTACGTATGCTAACATGAAAATCACAAGACACCCGGAGTATGCATAACTAGTCACCCACTGATTAATATCAAGTTGCAAATGCAGGGACCATCTAACTCTTTAATTTAAGTCAATATCAGCCAGTCCACTTGCCTCTATGTCTGG
The genomic region above belongs to Rhodamnia argentea isolate NSW1041297 chromosome 6, ASM2092103v1, whole genome shotgun sequence and contains:
- the LOC115744070 gene encoding uncharacterized protein LOC115744070 isoform X2, with amino-acid sequence MASSAAAFCVSSPSSHALAHWKTRTAPCFVRQPASIKALSSSADYSAVSVADKPSSSSRSNNWLWKFKDNDINIHYEKHESESSDASKDILMMPTISDVSTIEEWRLVAKDIVERVGEVNWHATIVDWPGLGYSDRLKMDYDADVMEKFLVDFVNAPDSPLSRSDDLVVFGGGHAATIVARAAKKGLVKPRAIGAVAPTWAGPLPIVFGRESNMETRYGLLRGTLRAPALGWIMYNILVSNEKAIQSQYKSHVYANPDNVTPEIVESRYGLTKRPGARYVPAAFLTGLLDPVKWRKEFLELFAGLEGKMPVLVVSTEGSPRRSKAEMEALRGAKGVTKFVEVPGALLPQEEYPSAVAEELYCFLWENFES
- the LOC115744070 gene encoding uncharacterized protein LOC115744070 isoform X1 produces the protein MASSAAAFCVSSPSSHALAHWKTRTAPCFVRQPASIKALSSSADYSAVSVADKPSSSSRSNNWLWKFKDNDINIHYEKHESESSDASKDILMMPTISDVSTIEEWRLVAKDIVERVGEVNWHATIVDWPGLGYSDRLKMDYDADVMEKFLVDFVNAPDSPLSRSADDLVVFGGGHAATIVARAAKKGLVKPRAIGAVAPTWAGPLPIVFGRESNMETRYGLLRGTLRAPALGWIMYNILVSNEKAIQSQYKSHVYANPDNVTPEIVESRYGLTKRPGARYVPAAFLTGLLDPVKWRKEFLELFAGLEGKMPVLVVSTEGSPRRSKAEMEALRGAKGVTKFVEVPGALLPQEEYPSAVAEELYCFLWENFES